Proteins encoded within one genomic window of Hevea brasiliensis isolate MT/VB/25A 57/8 chromosome 8, ASM3005281v1, whole genome shotgun sequence:
- the LOC110652717 gene encoding leucine-rich repeat receptor-like protein kinase PEPR1, which yields MSKFLFFLLHLFVFISRNFLVFALTSPQDISALKAFKASIKPSSIPSWSCLASWDFTTDPCALPRRTHFTCGVTCSSDSTRVTQLTLDPVGYSGQLTPLVSQLSNLTILDLSDNNFFGPIPSSISSLFNLQTLILRSNWFSGSLPASITNLKSLEALDISHNSLSGYLPKALNSMSSLRRFDLSYNKLTGSLPKLPPNLLELALKSNSLSGSLSKWSFDGLTQLEVVELSENSLTGAVESWFLALPALQQVDLANNSLTSIEILKPVNGNSDLVAIDLGFNRIEGNALVNFSAYPLLSSLSLRYNRLRGTIPFEYGQKKSLRRLFLDGNFLIGKPPSGFFSGEAPVTGSLGDNCLQGCPGSSQLCTPSQKPSYMCKQAYGGRGKPSS from the coding sequence ATGTCCAaatttctcttctttcttcttcaccTGTTTGTCTTCATCTCCAGAAATTTTCTTGTTTTTGCTCTCACTTCACCACAAGATATCTCTGCTCTCAAGGCCTTTAAAGCTTCCATCAAGCCAAGTTCTATCCCATCATGGTCCTGCCTTGCCTCCTGGGACTTCACCACCGACCCATGTGCCTTACCTCGGCGGACTCACTTCACCTGCGGCGTCACTTGCTCCTCTGACTCAACTCGAGTCACCCAACTCACTCTTGATCCTGTTGGCTACTCAGGGCAATTAACCCCACTTGTTTCTCAACTCAGTAATCTCACTATTCTTGACCTCTCTGATAATAATTTCTTTGGCCCTATCCCATCTTCCATTTCCTCTCTTTTCAACCTCCAGACCTTGATTCTCCGTTCCAATTGGTTCTCTGGCTCACTCCCTGCCTCAATCACCAACCTTAAATCCCTCGAAGCTTTGGACATTTCACATAATTCTCTGTCTGGGTATCTCCCTAAAGCCTTGAATTCAATGTCTAGTTTAAGGAGATTCGATCTTAGCTACAATAAGCTGACTGGGTCTTTACCGAAGCTACCTCCAAACTTGCTAGAACTAGCCTTAAAGAGCAATTCTTTATCTGGGTCATTATCAAAATGGTCCTTTGACGGGTTAACTCAGTTGGAAGTGGTGGAACTCAGCGAGAACTCGTTAACCGGAGCAGTAGAATCGTGGTTCCTTGCCTTGCCTGCGCTTCAACAGGTGGATTTAGCCAATAATAGCCTGACAAGCATCGAGATCTTAAAGCCTGTAAATGGCAACAGCGACCTGGTGGCGATTGATCTCGGGTTCAACAGAATCGAGGGAAACGCCCTTGTGAATTTCTCTGCTTATCCACTGTTGTCGTCTTTGTCATTGAGATACAATCGGCTACGTGGCACAATCCCATTCGAGTACGGTCAGAAGAAGAGTTTGAGAAGGCTGTTCTTGGACGGTAATTTCTTGATTGGGAAGCCGCCGTCTGGGTTTTTCTCCGGAGAGGCGCCTGTCACCGGTAGCTTGGGGGATAATTGTTTGCAAGGATGTCCAGGTTCGTCTCAGCTGTGCACGCCTTCACAAAAGCCTAGTTATATGTGCAAGCAAGCTTACGGTGGAAGAGGAAAACCAAGCTCATAG